A genome region from Acinetobacter lwoffii includes the following:
- a CDS encoding phosphomannomutase/phosphoglucomutase produces MGSMNHPFPMHIFRAYDIRGKVSLLGAGIIDAIAHGLAQQYQAAGQTRVAIGYDARISSPAFADIIARIFKDYSLEATIIGCCSSPMLYFTARQFDGNGIMVTASHNPKEDNGIKWIIDGEPPCPEMIQQVAQLAKSHCDSQLLGLAELPHQIIPEFCLQYQQGILEDIQLKRSFKVILDGLHGSAGRCADLVLRKMGCEVIALRCEANGHFPDHAPDPSQDKHLETLRQTVMQQQADLGIALDGDGDRLVLVDEQGQIITADQLLCLFAEICLSDSAPRQFVYDVKCSTLVRDTVQRLGGEPVMIRTGSSFLRTYLNHSQHQAIFGGEYAGHYVFNDGRGWGYDDGLYAALRVMEYLDQTGQTLAQALAAYPKRHGTEDLYISTRQVRPVELLNFVEQQSARINAQISKIDGIRLDFEDGFGIIRASNTGEYFTVRFDANNAQGLNEIRHLFVAMLRDRYPEIAQDILDAQ; encoded by the coding sequence ATGGGATCTATGAATCATCCATTCCCCATGCATATCTTTCGTGCCTATGACATACGCGGTAAAGTCAGTCTATTAGGTGCCGGGATCATTGATGCAATTGCCCACGGTTTAGCCCAGCAGTATCAGGCTGCGGGACAGACACGTGTCGCCATTGGTTATGATGCACGCATCAGTAGTCCGGCTTTTGCCGACATCATTGCCCGTATTTTTAAAGACTATTCGCTGGAAGCCACTATTATAGGCTGTTGTTCCAGCCCGATGCTGTATTTCACCGCACGCCAGTTTGATGGCAATGGCATTATGGTCACCGCCAGTCATAATCCTAAAGAAGATAATGGGATTAAATGGATTATTGATGGTGAACCACCTTGTCCTGAGATGATTCAACAGGTGGCCCAACTGGCAAAGTCGCATTGCGATAGCCAGCTACTTGGTTTAGCCGAACTGCCGCATCAGATTATTCCAGAGTTTTGCCTGCAGTATCAGCAGGGAATATTAGAAGATATTCAATTAAAGCGCTCATTTAAAGTGATTCTGGATGGTCTGCATGGCTCAGCCGGACGTTGTGCTGACTTGGTACTCAGAAAAATGGGCTGTGAAGTGATTGCTTTACGTTGTGAGGCGAATGGACATTTTCCGGATCATGCGCCGGATCCTTCGCAGGACAAACATCTTGAGACTTTACGCCAAACTGTCATGCAACAGCAGGCTGATCTCGGTATTGCCCTGGACGGTGATGGCGATCGCCTGGTTCTGGTTGATGAACAGGGTCAGATTATCACAGCCGATCAGTTATTATGTCTGTTTGCCGAAATTTGCCTAAGCGATTCAGCACCACGCCAATTTGTTTATGATGTGAAATGTTCAACTCTGGTTCGCGATACAGTGCAACGTCTGGGCGGGGAACCGGTGATGATTCGTACCGGCAGTTCATTTCTCAGAACTTATCTGAACCACTCTCAGCATCAGGCGATTTTTGGTGGGGAATATGCCGGACATTATGTCTTTAATGATGGTCGCGGCTGGGGCTATGATGATGGCCTCTATGCAGCGCTCAGAGTCATGGAATATCTCGACCAAACGGGGCAAACTCTCGCGCAGGCCTTGGCGGCTTATCCAAAACGACATGGTACTGAAGATCTTTATATTTCAACGCGTCAAGTACGTCCTGTTGAGCTTTTAAACTTCGTTGAACAACAATCCGCAAGAATTAATGCGCAAATCAGTAAAATTGATGGGATACGTCTTGATTTTGAGGATGGTTTTGGCATCATTCGAGCATCCAATACAGGTGAGTATTTCACAGTGCGCTTTGATGCCAATAATGCCCAAGGTCTAAATGAAATTCGTCATCTGTTTGTAGCCATGTTGCGTGACCGTTATCCAGAGATCGCTCAAGACATTTTAGATGCTCAATAA
- a CDS encoding OmpA family protein produces the protein MRALVISAAVAGAVALTGCQSTGNNIGGVEYDKAALGTLIGAAAGYGVSKGNANTSRQNNRAAAIGAVVGGAAGVYLDNKEKKLRQATAGTGVDVNRNADGSINLVMPGSITFDTNKSNIKPNFYGTLNKVAQVLTEDNKSGILVTGYTDSTGNDSINLPLSQARANSVATYLAGQGVSRTRINAQGLGSANPIADNTTAAGKEQNRRVEIAVYAVQ, from the coding sequence ATGCGTGCACTAGTCATTTCAGCAGCTGTAGCAGGGGCCGTAGCACTTACAGGTTGTCAATCAACTGGTAATAACATCGGTGGTGTGGAATATGATAAAGCTGCTCTAGGTACTTTAATTGGTGCTGCAGCAGGTTACGGTGTTTCTAAAGGCAATGCGAATACCAGCCGTCAAAATAACCGTGCAGCAGCGATTGGTGCTGTTGTTGGTGGTGCAGCGGGTGTGTATCTTGATAACAAAGAGAAAAAATTACGTCAAGCAACAGCGGGTACGGGCGTAGACGTTAACCGTAATGCAGATGGTTCGATTAACCTTGTGATGCCAGGCAGCATTACATTTGATACCAACAAATCAAATATCAAACCAAACTTCTATGGCACTTTAAACAAAGTGGCGCAAGTATTAACTGAAGATAACAAGAGCGGTATCCTTGTAACTGGTTATACAGACAGCACGGGTAATGACTCAATTAACTTGCCATTGTCTCAAGCACGCGCAAACTCTGTAGCGACTTACTTGGCAGGCCAAGGTGTTTCACGTACACGTATTAATGCTCAAGGTTTAGGTTCAGCGAACCCAATTGCAGACAATACAACTGCCGCAGGTAAAGAGCAAAACCGTCGTGTAGAAATCGCGGTATATGCAGTTCAATAA
- the argB gene encoding acetylglutamate kinase, producing MPNQQTGIDKAQILTEALPYIQRFAGKTLVVKYGGNAMTDPELESSFARDIVLLKTVGINPIVVHGGGPQVDSMLKQLGRESDRIDGMRVTDPATMEVVEMVLGGSVNKSIVNLINQHGGRAIGLTGKDGNLIRAQKLLMEKVAEDGSVEQIDLGLVGEVVGVKTDVLEMFTNSDFIPVIAPLGVDEEGNTYNINADLVAGKVAEALGAEKLILLTNITGVLDENKNLLTGLTTQEVDRLIETGVIYGGMIPKVGCALDAVKGGVVSAHIVDGRVPHASLLEIFTDHGVGTLITNRVNPHRS from the coding sequence ATGCCAAATCAACAAACAGGCATCGACAAAGCACAGATTTTGACAGAAGCTTTGCCGTATATTCAACGCTTTGCGGGTAAAACCCTGGTGGTAAAATACGGCGGTAACGCGATGACCGATCCTGAGCTGGAAAGTTCATTTGCACGTGATATCGTATTATTAAAAACAGTCGGTATTAATCCGATCGTGGTACATGGTGGTGGCCCGCAAGTCGATTCCATGCTGAAACAGCTGGGCCGCGAATCAGACCGTATTGACGGCATGCGCGTGACTGATCCTGCGACCATGGAAGTAGTCGAGATGGTACTTGGCGGTAGCGTTAACAAATCTATCGTGAACCTGATTAACCAGCATGGTGGTCGTGCGATTGGTCTTACCGGTAAAGACGGCAACCTGATTCGTGCGCAAAAGCTGCTGATGGAAAAAGTGGCTGAAGATGGTTCAGTTGAGCAAATTGATCTGGGTCTGGTCGGTGAAGTCGTGGGCGTGAAAACCGATGTTCTGGAAATGTTTACCAATAGTGACTTTATTCCAGTCATTGCCCCGCTAGGTGTCGATGAAGAAGGCAATACCTATAATATCAATGCTGATTTGGTCGCTGGTAAAGTCGCTGAAGCCCTAGGTGCAGAAAAACTGATTCTACTCACCAATATCACCGGTGTCTTGGATGAAAATAAAAACCTGTTGACTGGTTTGACCACTCAAGAAGTCGATCGTCTGATCGAAACCGGCGTGATTTATGGCGGCATGATTCCGAAAGTGGGTTGTGCCCTAGATGCCGTAAAAGGCGGCGTCGTAAGTGCACATATCGTCGATGGCCGTGTACCGCATGCAAGTTTGCTGGAAATTTTCACTGATCATGGTGTTGGTACCCTTATTACCAACCGTGTAAATCCGCATCGTTCATAA
- a CDS encoding UvrD-helicase domain-containing protein produces the protein MSLASQLNDKQLEAMKYTQGPLLVLAGAGSGKTSVITRKIAYLVKHCGIPAHRITAMTFTNKAAREMKERVSKLLTREESKGVSVSTFHTFGLNMLRLELKHTPLKNNFSILDADDCKRILMDLMQRDNLSGAESKELIAKAMKMISDWKNDLIPPEQAHTTCETAEDVQFAHLYQLYERNLRAYNAVDFDDLIVMPTRLLQENAEVRDKWQNRVRYLLVDEYQDTNTAQYILVKLLVGVMGQFTAVGDDDQSIYAWRGAKPENMALLQQDFPNLKVIKLEQNYRSTSRILKAANTVIGNNPHIFDKKLWSDKGHGEVIRVITCRNDDDEAERVVKDLITHKLMNGKSWKDYAVLYRGNFQARILETHLRQMQIPYKLSGGQSFFARAEIKDMMSYLRLIINPEDDSAFLRIINTPKRAIGPVTLEKLGLFAQENNLSLLAAAADQRLTMAIPKKATTQLAEFADFIEGFTRNLLDDDEPVPIIRQMMIEAGYIDYIKETAATPAQEKTKLDNIEVLYSSIQSLINRAEDVDEKNIESVIRKMVLLDMLEQQQEEEDTDKVNLLTLHASKGLEFPYVYLIGLEEEILPHKNSIAAETVEEERRLMYVGITRARQGLTITLAEQRKAGGQMKQMTPSRFLDELPEDELEWLGRKKKLASNIDPKLQAQHYLDNLRNLIKR, from the coding sequence ATGTCACTCGCCAGTCAGTTAAATGACAAGCAACTTGAAGCCATGAAATACACTCAAGGACCCTTGTTAGTACTTGCAGGAGCGGGTTCAGGCAAGACTTCAGTGATCACGCGAAAAATCGCGTATTTAGTCAAGCATTGCGGGATTCCCGCACATCGTATTACTGCGATGACTTTTACCAACAAGGCAGCACGTGAGATGAAAGAGCGTGTCAGCAAATTGTTGACGCGTGAAGAAAGTAAAGGCGTTTCAGTTTCGACCTTCCATACTTTTGGCCTGAATATGCTGCGCCTGGAGTTGAAACATACCCCACTGAAAAATAATTTCTCGATTCTGGATGCTGACGACTGTAAACGCATTCTGATGGATCTGATGCAGCGTGACAATTTATCCGGTGCAGAAAGCAAAGAACTGATTGCCAAAGCCATGAAAATGATCTCGGACTGGAAAAATGATCTGATTCCACCCGAGCAGGCACATACTACCTGTGAAACTGCCGAAGATGTGCAGTTTGCGCATTTATATCAATTATATGAACGTAATTTACGCGCTTATAACGCCGTGGATTTTGATGACCTGATTGTGATGCCGACGCGCTTGTTGCAGGAAAATGCCGAAGTCCGTGACAAATGGCAAAACCGGGTACGTTATTTGCTGGTGGATGAATATCAGGATACCAACACAGCACAGTATATTCTGGTGAAATTACTGGTTGGTGTGATGGGACAGTTCACCGCCGTAGGCGATGATGATCAGTCGATTTATGCCTGGCGTGGGGCTAAACCGGAAAATATGGCTTTGTTGCAGCAGGATTTTCCTAATCTGAAAGTGATCAAACTGGAACAGAATTATCGTTCGACCAGTCGTATTCTTAAAGCAGCCAACACCGTGATTGGTAATAATCCGCATATTTTTGATAAAAAACTCTGGTCGGACAAAGGCCATGGTGAAGTGATCCGTGTGATTACCTGCCGCAATGATGATGACGAAGCAGAACGCGTGGTCAAAGACCTGATCACGCATAAATTGATGAACGGTAAAAGCTGGAAAGATTATGCGGTGTTGTACCGCGGCAATTTCCAGGCGCGTATCTTAGAAACCCATCTACGTCAGATGCAGATTCCGTATAAATTATCTGGCGGACAGTCCTTCTTCGCACGTGCCGAAATCAAGGACATGATGAGCTATTTACGCTTGATCATTAACCCTGAAGATGACAGTGCATTTTTACGAATTATCAATACGCCAAAAAGGGCAATTGGTCCGGTAACGCTGGAAAAGCTCGGTCTATTTGCTCAGGAAAATAATCTGTCGCTTCTGGCTGCGGCTGCGGATCAGCGTCTGACCATGGCGATTCCGAAAAAGGCCACGACTCAATTGGCTGAGTTTGCCGATTTTATTGAGGGTTTTACCCGCAATTTACTGGATGATGATGAACCAGTGCCAATTATCCGCCAGATGATGATTGAAGCCGGTTATATCGATTACATCAAGGAAACTGCAGCCACACCAGCGCAGGAAAAGACCAAGCTCGACAATATCGAAGTGCTCTATAGCAGCATTCAAAGCCTGATTAACCGCGCTGAAGATGTTGATGAAAAAAATATTGAAAGTGTGATTCGTAAAATGGTGCTGCTGGACATGCTCGAGCAGCAGCAGGAAGAAGAGGACACCGATAAAGTCAATTTATTGACTTTGCATGCGTCTAAAGGTCTGGAATTTCCTTATGTCTATCTGATCGGGCTGGAAGAAGAAATTCTGCCACATAAAAACTCGATCGCTGCAGAAACGGTCGAAGAGGAACGCCGTCTGATGTATGTGGGTATTACCCGTGCACGTCAGGGCTTGACCATTACTTTGGCAGAACAGCGCAAGGCGGGCGGGCAGATGAAGCAAATGACCCCAAGCCGTTTCCTGGATGAATTACCAGAAGATGAGCTGGAATGGTTAGGTCGTAAGAAAAAGCTGGCAAGCAACATCGATCCGAAATTACAAGCCCAACATTATCTTGATAATTTGCGTAACCTCATCAAACGATAA
- a CDS encoding acyltransferase codes for MSSNSNKQPTLKKLARGLTVTSVMTGSTFFHGPPVLALGLTKLFKKSAKVDETNIKITNSWLGVNNWLIEHVLKNTQWQISVDESLDLNMQGRYLMTCNHQSWVDTTVNQYFGLTRMPLTRFFTKWELIFIPFVGQAFKILGFPMMKRHSKEQIAKNPALKYRDMEEARKSCEQLISQPFTLLNYLEGTRFTQEKHDQQQSPYTHLLKPKAGGLASALSILGDKIDALVDMTIVYPDGIPGYGEFWLGEVPRIAVNLRKIDIPDWVLGGNYEDDAEYRARFQKWIDQIWTEKDQLIAQMQQNFAQAPVGSVTE; via the coding sequence ATGTCATCGAATAGCAACAAGCAACCGACTTTAAAAAAACTGGCGCGTGGCCTGACGGTCACATCCGTCATGACGGGCAGTACTTTTTTTCATGGTCCCCCGGTGCTGGCCTTGGGTTTAACCAAACTTTTTAAAAAATCCGCAAAAGTGGATGAAACCAATATCAAGATTACCAACAGCTGGTTAGGGGTCAATAATTGGCTGATTGAGCATGTGCTGAAAAACACGCAATGGCAAATCAGTGTAGATGAATCACTGGATTTGAATATGCAGGGACGTTATTTGATGACCTGTAATCATCAAAGCTGGGTCGATACTACTGTCAATCAGTACTTCGGTCTGACCCGTATGCCCCTGACGCGCTTCTTTACTAAATGGGAACTTATTTTTATTCCTTTTGTCGGTCAGGCTTTTAAAATCTTAGGCTTCCCGATGATGAAACGGCATAGCAAGGAACAGATTGCCAAAAACCCTGCGTTGAAATATCGGGATATGGAAGAAGCACGTAAATCCTGTGAGCAGCTGATCAGTCAGCCTTTTACCCTGTTAAATTATCTGGAAGGCACGCGCTTTACCCAGGAAAAGCATGATCAGCAGCAGTCTCCCTATACACATTTACTGAAACCTAAAGCCGGTGGTCTAGCATCGGCGCTCAGTATTCTCGGCGATAAAATTGATGCGCTGGTCGACATGACCATTGTTTATCCTGACGGTATTCCGGGCTATGGTGAATTCTGGTTAGGTGAAGTACCACGTATTGCGGTAAATTTAAGAAAAATTGATATTCCAGACTGGGTACTGGGCGGCAATTATGAAGATGATGCTGAATATCGTGCACGCTTTCAAAAATGGATTGATCAAATCTGGACCGAAAAAGATCAGCTCATCGCACAAATGCAGCAGAACTTTGCCCAAGCCCCGGTCGGATCTGTAACTGAGTAA
- the dut gene encoding dUTP diphosphatase, with protein MKVQVKVLDSRLGQEWPLPTYATTGSAGLDLRACVTETTIIEPGQTVLVKTGLAIYIEDPAFAGLILPRSGLGHKHGIVLGNLVGLIDSDYQGELMVSVWNRSQTAFSLEPGERLAQYVLVPVVQAEFDLVNEFEATERGAGGFGHTGKN; from the coding sequence ATGAAAGTTCAGGTGAAAGTCCTTGACTCGCGTCTTGGTCAGGAATGGCCATTACCGACTTATGCTACGACAGGTTCAGCGGGGCTGGATTTGCGTGCGTGTGTTACAGAAACTACGATCATTGAACCAGGCCAGACTGTTTTGGTAAAAACTGGTTTAGCAATCTATATTGAAGATCCTGCATTTGCTGGTCTGATTTTGCCACGTTCGGGTTTGGGGCATAAACACGGGATCGTGTTGGGTAACCTGGTCGGTTTAATCGATTCTGATTATCAGGGTGAATTGATGGTATCCGTTTGGAACCGTAGTCAGACTGCATTCAGTTTAGAGCCAGGTGAACGTTTGGCACAGTATGTGTTGGTTCCTGTGGTGCAGGCTGAATTCGATCTAGTGAATGAATTTGAAGCGACTGAACGCGGTGCTGGCGGTTTTGGTCATACGGGTAAAAACTAA